The following are encoded together in the Glycine max cultivar Williams 82 chromosome 8, Glycine_max_v4.0, whole genome shotgun sequence genome:
- the LOC100798751 gene encoding protein trichome birefringence-like 2 has protein sequence MHVLFSAKRVAFSESFLPHRRRLFTWFSLSTLASLVLLSLFLLSNSLRVPKVLVFVPKFGAVGANSSVGPCPLFPFNTSHSFSNENDTFDTSKSNGSESSVKRIEEGSVVENLHVVNNVSDENIKSVAEGRGLENSSFSSILLSESNHGKQPKHEGGFVGEKSLKNVTVTHNEKMHVGLYDEKCDIFDGKWVRDGSKPYYPLGSCRLIDRDFNCHRNGRPDAEYVKWRWQPNGCIIPSLNATDFLERLRGQRLVFVGDSLNRNMWESLVCILRQSINKKKRVFEISGRREFKKKGVYAFRFEDYNCSVDFVVSPFIVQESTFKGKNGSFETLRLDLMDRTTARYWDANIIVFNTGHWWTHDKTSKGEDYYQEGNHVYQRLEVLDAYTRALTTWAKWVDKKINANQTQVFFRGFSLTHFWGGQWNSGGQCHKETEPIFNEAYLQRYPSKMLALEHVIQQMKTPVVYMNISRLTDYRKDGHPSVYRTGYKASMKQNTAALFEDCSHWCLPGVPDTWNELLYVSLLKYGKGTWKKTN, from the exons ATGCATGTTCTTTTTTCTGCGAAGAGAGTAGCGTTCTCTGAGTCCTTTCTGCCACACAGAAGAAGGCTTTTCACTTGGTTCAGTTTAAGTACTTTAGCTTCTCTTGTTCTGTTGTCCCTCTTCCTTCTCAGTAACTCCCTCAGGGTTCCTAAAGTTTTAGTCTTTGTTCCAAAATTTGGCGCTGTTGGTGCAAACTCTTCTGTTGGTCCTTGTCCCTTGTTTCCTTTCAACACCAGCCACTCTTTTTCCAATGAGAATGACACTTTTGACACTTCAAAGTCAAATGGGTCAGAGAGTTCTGTGAAGAGAATTGAAGAGGGAAGTGTTGTTGAAAATCTTCATGTAGTGAATAATGTGTCAGATGAAAACATTAAGAGTGTTGCAGAAGGGAGGGGTTTGGAgaattctagtttttcttctattttgttgtcAGAGAGTAACCATGGGAAGCAACCAAAGCATGAGGGGGGTTTTGTTGGGGAAAAGAGTTTAAAGAATGTAACTGTTACTCATAATGAGAAAATGCATGTTGGTTTATATGACGAGAAATGTGACATTTTTGATGGAAAGTGGGTAAGAGATGGTTCAAAGCCATATTATCCTTTAGGATCTTGTCGCCTAATTGATAGAGATTTTAATTGTCACCGTAATGGAAGGCCTGATGCTGAATATGTTAAATGGAGGTGGCAGCCAAATGGGTGCATAATTCCAAG TTTGAATGCAACTGATTTTCTGGAGAGGTTGCGTGGGCAGAGGCTAGTTTTTGTTGGGGATTCACTGAACAGGAACATGTGGGAGTCACTTGTATGCATTCTCCGTCAAAGCATCAATAAAAAGAAACGGGTTTTTGAAATTTCTGGAAGAAGGGAATTTAAGAAGAAAGGTGTCTATGCTTTTAGATTTGAG GACTATAATTGTTCGGTGGATTTTGTTGTTTCACCATTCATTGTTCAAGAGTCAACTTTCAAGGGCAAAAATGGTTCGTTTGAGACATTAAGATTGGATTTGATGGACCGTACTACGGCCAGGTATTGGGATGCTAATATCATAGTCTTCAACACAGGACATTGGTGGACCCATGATAAAACATCAAAAGG AGAAGATTATTATCAAGAAGGAAATCATGTATACCAAAGACTTGAGGTTCTAGATGCATATACGAGAGCCTTGACCACTTGGGCTAAAtgggttgataaaaaaattaatgccaATCAAACTCAGGTTTTCTTCAGAGGATTCTCACTTACCCATTTCTG GGGTGGGCAATGGAACTCAGGAGGACAGTGCCACAAAGAAACTGAGCCAATATTCAATGAAGCTTACTTACAAAGATATCCTTCAAAAATGTTGGCTCTAGAACATGTCATCCAACAAATGAAAACCCCAGTAGTATATATGAACATAAGTAGGCTTACAGATTACAGAAAAGATGGACATCCTTCGGTATACAGAACGGGGTATAAGGCGTCGATGAAGCAGAACACTGCTGCACTATTCGAAGATTGCAGCCATTGGTGCTTGCCTGGGGTACCAGATACTTGGAATGAATTGCTATATGTTTCTCTCTTAAAATATGGAAAAGGTACTtggaaaaaaactaattaa